TTAAGATTTATGTTTAAATCTTGAAGATAGTGGGGGGGTCGGTGGTGAATGTTGatcttcagttttatttatatttaatatttagatttaacattttagatttatatttaaaatttacactgaAACTTAAAAACTGCTATTTGACATTAGTCCCTATCTAAATGTATCACAATGGCCTCAGATGTTTTGGTGTGTAACGCCTCGTCCGAGGCGGGTTGTGTAGGATCCATAAGCAGAGATTAAAGCAGATAAATCCGAAACGACAGGCAAAATCACAATCAGGAAACGAGAGCAAAAGTCCaaaaaaaccaggaagtcaatcaGCGAGAAAATATGATCCAAAATCGCAAGGCAAaggcaaaaatcagaaaaacaaaccagggtcatacacatgaagaaaaactgtaaacaatgcaaaagaaaaaacgCTCAGTAATGTCCAGAAAACAATACTTCGCGTCCTCATGTGGTGAATGCGCTGCTTAAATGTCCCTAAAAACCCCGGAAGTGTTTCTCAAGGGTGGAGTCAAAACTCAggtgagggctccctctggcgggcaggtgccgGTGGTGACGTTACAGAGCCCCCCCCTCTAAGAACACCCCCTGGTGTTCTACGACGTGGACGGCCCCGTGGTCGCGGAGCGGGCCGATTGGGGTGGAGGCGATGGAAATCCTCTACTAAAGAGGGGTCCAGGATGTCATCCGCATTAACCCAGGAACGTTCCTCAGGTCCgtacccctcccagtccaccagataCTGTAACTGGTTACCATGGCGGCGAGAGTTGAGGAGCGAGCTCACCCTGTAGGCTGGGGCCCCGTCAATATCGAGCGGTGGCGGTGGATCATTCTCTGTGGTCGAATTGTCCAGGCGGGGGCGTGCTGGTTTGAGTAGGGACACGTGGAAGGTGGGGGAAATTCGATACGAGGCAGGGAGTTGCAGTTGGTAAGTCACTGGGTTCACTTGGCGGACGATGCGGAAGGGGCCAATGAATCGCGGGCTCAGCTTGCGGCAGGGTAGCCTCATTCTGAGATTTTGTGTGGATAACCAGACCCTTTGGCCCACCTGGAACCTGGGATGTGGCCGTCTTCGACGGTCCGCCTGTATCCTTTGGCGTCGTATGGCTCGTTGTAGGCGGACATGGGTGCTTTCCCAGACCTCCTGGCTGTGACGGACCCAGTCATCTACGGCAGGAACGTCAGAGGGTTCTCCTGACCAGGGAAACAGAGGAGGTTGATACCCCAGAATACACTGGAATGGAGTGAGTCCTGTGGATGAGTGGATGAGCGAGTTTTGGGCATACTCTGCCCACGGGAGAAACTCACTCCAGCACTGTTGCTCCCGACTGCAGTAGGAGCGGAGGTACCTTCCGATTTCCTGGTTTAAACGCTCGGTCTGTCCATTAGACTGTGGATGGTACCCAGAACTGAGGCTTATGTTGACCCCTAAATGGGTGCAAAAGGCTCTCCAGACTCTGGACGTGAATTGCGGGCCTCGATCGGACACGATATCTTCAGGAAGGCCGTAGGTACGAAAAATGTGGTGAAATACTGTTGTCGCTGTTTCCATGGCTGTGGGTAGGCCTTTGAGAGGGATCAGTCGGCAGGCCTTAGAGAACCTGTCGATGGCAACTAGGATCGTGGTGTATCCTGCAGAACTAGGGAGGTCGGTCACAAAATCTATGGCCATGTGAGACCAGGGATGCCTGGAAATGGGCAGGGGTTCTAACAAACCCATGGGGAGCTGGCAGCTGGTTCGAGACTGCGCACAGGTACTGCAGGTTCCCACGTACTCCTCTATATCTTGTGCCAGTGCGGGCCACTAAAATCGGTTGCTAATCAGGGCTGTGGTGCGCCGGATACCGGGGTGGCCGGAGCTAGGCGCCTCGTGGACCCATTGCATTACTCTCAGACGTAGGGAAGTAGGTACGAAGAGTTTCGTGGGTGGGCAGGCTGGtggtgggggtttgttgctCTGGGCGCACTGGATCTCTTCCATGATGTCCCACCTGATTGGTGCGAGTACTGTGGCGGGTGGTAGTATCGGCTACGGGCTGCTGGGCGAGTTTATGGGGTCGTGACGCCGGGATAGTGCATCAGCCTTGCCGTTCTTAGTGCCTGGTCGATATGTGACCGAGAACCGGAACCGGGTGAAGAATAGGGCCCATCGAGCCTGTCTAGGGTTCAGTCTCTTAGCGTTGCGTAGATATTCCAAGTTCCGGTGGTCCGTCAAAACTAAGAACGGGTGGCATGCTCCTTCCAGCCAATGCCGCCATTCTACTAATGCCTCCTTAATGGAAAAGAGCTCCCGATTGCCGACATCATAATTAACTTCGGCTGGAGTTAGTTTACGTGAGAAGTAGGCACACGGATGAACTTTCCCTGGGTTTCCCTGGCGTTGTGATAATACGGCCCCTATCCCGCAGCTGGAGGCATCACCTCAACGATGAAGGGCAGGCTGGGGTCTGGGTGCCTCAAGATCGGTGCTGTAGTAAAACTTGACTTTAGCTGGTTGAAGGCGGATCAGGCCTGGTCATTCCAATGGAGGCGTCGTGGTTTGCCTCGCAGGAGTGACGTCATAGGGTTAGCGATGCTGCTGTAGTTTCTTATGAATCGCCGgtaaaagtttgagaaccccagGAACCTCTGTAATTCTCTGATCGTGGTAGGTTCAGGCCAGTCCGCGACCGCCTTGACTTTGCCGGCGTCCATCTCTACCCCCTTCTTCGAGATGACATAACCCAGAAAGGTGATAGAGTCTCGGTGGAATTCGCATTTTGCGGCCTTGACGTATAACTGATGTTTCAGCAGCCGAGTGAGGACTGTTCTAACATGGTGGATGTGTTCGTCATAGGTGGACGAGTAGATAAGAATGTCGTCGATGTAGGCGATGACGTAGTGATGGAGTACATCCCTGAAAATTTCGTTAATGAATGACTGAAATACTGCTGGCGCGTTGGTTAGTCCATATGGCATCACGAGATATTCATAGTGCCCCCTGGTGGTGTGGAACGCCGTCTTCCACTCGTCCCCCTCTTTGATCCTTATTAAATTGTATCCGCTGCGCAGGTCCAACTTTGTGAATATCCGAGCCTCCCTGAGCTGTTCCAAGGCTGCTGGTACCAGTGGGAGAGGGTAAGGGTATTGGACCGTTAACGCATTCAGTCCCCTGTAATCGATGCATGGCCGCAGGCCCCCGCCTTTTTTTTCAACGAAGAAGAATCCTGCTGCAGCAGGAGAAGTGGAGGGTCGGATGTAGCCCATGTCTAGGGCTTCTTTGACATATTCCTCCATTGCCTTGGTCTCGGGGAGAGAAAGGGGGTAAACCTTACTCTTAGGGGGTATCGCGTTGGGTAGCAGCTCGATCGCGCAGTCCCATGGGCGGTGGGGGGGGAGCTGTCTGGCTCTCTCTTCACTGAACACCTCTCGAAGATGCTGGTATTCATGAGGTATGGAGATGTTCGTTGGTGTGTCCGGGCTTTCAATGGAGGTCGCGAGACATGGCAGTGACTGGACCCTGCGAAGACAGTGATTTTGGCAGTGTGGTGACCAGCTAACTAATTCCCCCTCCTTCCAGGACACGACGGGGTTATGGAGTTGCAGCCAGGGAAAACCCAGGATGATGGGATTCGAAGGAGTGGGGATGATGTAAAATGCTGTCTCCTCGTAGTGAAGTAGGCCAACCTGTAGGGTGAGTGGATGGGTTTGATGGGTGATGAGGCCTCCCCCGATGGGACGATTGTCGACGGCCGTCACTCGCAAGGGTGGTTCGCATGGCAGTGTGGGGAGATGAAGGTCTTCTGCGAGCTGTTGGTCAATCAGGTTGACGGCCACCCCGGAATCCACTAGCGCTGGAACCACAATGGTACCCTGAGTGTAATGCACCGTCACTTTCAGTGTCATACAGGAAGATATGAAATTGCATCTCACCTTGGAGGTAGACGGTTTCTCGGGACAGTTTCTAACCCGGTGGCCAGCTCCCCCGCAATAGAAACAGAGGTTTCGGCGTGCCCGACGTTGACGCTCGTCCGTGAGAGACTCTGGTGCCACCCAGCTGCATAGGCTCCGGCCCCTCCTCCCGTTCAAACACATCACGGATTAGCCCAGAGAAGTAAGCAAAGGAGGTTTTTACCTGGGGGTCGGTGTCCTAGACGGCCGAGGCCCAGTCCAGTGCTCTCCCTGTGAGCAGAGACAGGAGGAAGGCACACTTGgttgttcactcaggtttgtcgacggtggagtggctggctgccttatgtcccagggtgccctcatgtctgtgttagcttctggctctccctttcagttatgctgtcatagctagtcttgccggagtccctgcttgcactctgcatgcaaagtacatcgtgcttaaccattagaggacaaaagctcacctaacaatctcttcctttctctccatctctctctctccctcactctctgtcgagctacacatgctacttctgagatgccagtgatgccagtgatcctgaccccttctgctcctcctcgctgcctgacccatcctgatgccctacttctggttggagttctcatcggttgagttcgctcgctgctgctgggggtggccccatatggactgcctgaagaactgtttggattgctggggatggtgccacctgggggctgtggagatggcttggggatcacatatggggagctgtactgtaatggcttgggactgcgattgctgtagtggctttggggctgcagttgccacgagcagcttcgtactcaggactccatcagtggacagtggatagattttaaccagccggacctcttgcaaatactgtgatgaatttattggttgcacaattgcactatttgtccatatagtacacaatagaagggatttatttataattgcactatccgttgcacccagatgaggatgggttcccttttgagcctggttcctctcaaggtttcttcctcatatcatctcggggagtttttccttgccaccgtcgccactggcttgctcattagggataaattcacagtgataaatttaaatatttacaatatatttttgtgaatccatttatttctgtaaagctgctttgtgacagtgtccattgttaaaagcgctatacaaataaaattgaattgaattgaattgaacttggTGTTCTCCTCTCGGTATGCCAGGGGTTGGAAAGCGAAAAAATTCGCGCATTGCCGTAGAAATCCTCGGCAGTGTTCCGCGGAGCCGTCAAATTTTTCTGGGAGCGCCATCCGGGCCGATTTGCCGTGGATTGGCGCGGTGACAGTAGCGGGGCTCGCCGCTGCTTGCTGGAGCTGTTCGTGGGCGGCCTGTAGCACCGCGAGTTGCTCCTGATACGCACGAATGATGGCGCCTTGGCGGGCCACCACCGCCTGAAAACTCGCGCGCTCTGCTGGATCCAAAGACAGCGAAGTATTCTGTAACGCCTCGTCCGAGGCGGGTTGTGTAGGATCCATAAGCAGAGATTAAAGCAGATAAATCCGAAACGACAGGCAAAATCACAATCAGGAAACGAGAGCAAAAGTCCGaaaaaaccaggaagtcaatcaGTGAGAAAATATGATCCAAAATCGCAAGGCAAaggcaaaaatcagaaaaacaaaccagggtcatacacatgaagaaaaaccgtaaacaatgcaaaagaaaacgCTCAGTAATGTCCAGAAAACAATACTTCGCGTCCTCATGTGGTGAACGCGCTGCTTAAATGTCCCTAAAAACCCCGGAAGTGTTTCTCAAGGGTGGAGTCAAAACTCAggtgagggctccctctggcgggcaggtgccgGTGGTGACGTTACATGGTGTCCCATATATGCAaatcattcagggtggatttttttgtaggaattacagcactctTATATGGTCTCCtactttttaagggaccaaaagtaattggacaagtggttgctcagctgttccatggccaggtgtgtgttattctctcATTACTTCACTTACAgttaagcagataaaaggtctagagttgatttcaagtgcatttgcatttggaatctgttgctgttaactctcaatacgAAGTCCacagagctgtcactgccagtgaagtaAGCCATCATTAGTCTGTGGGCGTGTACGGCTGTCAATAGAACTGgatctcttgtatttattgatgatgtgactggattattgatgatgtgaaaTTCCCTTAAATTAAAGCCGAAAGTCTGcacttattcattatttaattttaattccaATATattgtggtagacagctaaattAGCATTAACTTTGTCaatttccaaatatttatggacctgactgtatagataattaaaatgcagatcattcagggtggatttttcctttaactgttTATCGTCCATGTGCAATAAGCTGCTCTAGGTTAGGACAGATTACAGCCATCAACTTCAATGAATCTATAATCATCAGTTtaagaaaaatcacatgatcaTGTGGAAAACTCAGTCTTTACTTCATCCTGACATTCACTGTTACACATCTGTATAAAGCTCCACATCTGTATAGAGCTCCAGCTGTTCACATCACAGTGTTTCCACTTTTCTGAGTCGCTTCACCAACAGGCCGCTGTTCTGGAGCTGCAAACAGTCTCTCAGCCTGAATGGAAAACAGCACATAGCCGTTCATCCACATCACATTTCCCTCCTTTCATCTCTGTCCTGCTGCATTAACAGGAGAAATTTCTTCCACAGCCTTTTCTCCTCCAGTCCACAGCCGCCTCACTACCTTCCATCTCATACCGGCTACAGTGAATCAGACTGAGGCTCGGGCAGCTTGCAGAGAAAATTACATCGACCTCGTCACTCTGTACTCTGATGAAGACAACACTGAACTGTATAATAGCAGTTACGGCTGGATCGGTCTCTATCGCGGTCAGTTCAGTGAGAAATGGTCTAATGGTGATCCTGTAACATTCAGAAATCTGACAGGGGATTGTGGGACATCGAGCTGCTGTGCTGCTATGAAACCTGATGGTTCATGGGAAAGTGCTCAGTGCACAGGGACGAGATATTTCATGTGCTATGAACAAGGTACCTTCTGacttaaaatgcatattttaatgtatattttacatacatttttaaaaataaatgtaaaatatattgtgtTTAATGTATGTGTTGTCATTGTAAACATACAAATAAGAGGCCagtttttgacttttttgttttaacccCCACAGCTGCTTCTTCTCAGACTCCTAATTATCATCTAATCCGTGAGAATAAGACCTGGTTTGGTGCTCAGCGTTACTGCAGGGGGAAATACACTGACCTGGTCAGCATCAGAGATCAGCAGCAAAATGAAGAGGTGAAGATTAAAGGGTTAAACAGCAGCACATCCTTCTGGATCGGCCTGCTGCGTGATGACTGGCAGTGGACTGATGGAGGAAACTCTGCCTACAGAAACTGGTGGATCGGTCATCCTCAGCAATCATCACCATACGACTGTGTAAAAGTGAGGCAAGGGAAATGGATTTCAGAGCCGTGCAGTAATTATTACTACCCTCTGTGCTACAACAGTAAGTGACGACGTTCCAAACAGTAAAATCGTCTCAGCAATCTTCTGTATAATGACTAGAACACAGCTGGTGTGAGTCTCTGTCTCTGATATCACTCTAAACCATCCTCCTCCTTTTGggtttttctgtctctatcaGCTTCCATCCATGTGAGTGATGTGGCTCTGAGCTGGGAGAAAGCGCTGGATTACTGTCATGAAGGGAACAGGGCTGGAATTCTGAACATCGATTCTGAAGCTGAACAGGAAGAGTTGGAGTCTGAGCTCAGGAGGAGGCGTGTCCCCCCAGGGTCTCTGTGGGTGGGGCTTGGACCGAACCGTCTCTCTGAGATGAAGGCGTCGTCCCGTCCGCTGACCTGCGAGGAcgtaaagagacagacagaaccTCCGCTGTCTCACTGccctgctgacacacacactgcagaagcAGCACCTGATTATGTGATGGACTCTGCTGAACTTCGAGTCGTGtgtaaattgaaataaaagGCGGTTTTCTCGATGCTGGAAGAACAgagcactgcacagtttagggTTTTCCAGCACTAACTCACCTGAACCCTTCATTATGCACTTGTTCACTAGgtgatgagttgaatcaggtgtcaTAGAGCAGGAAAAAGCCTAAAGTGTGCAGGAActgttcacacactcagagcTTTACACACCAGTTCACATTCACAATCATATTCAGAATATGCACTTAAGGCTTTCAGATGAattcatacaaatacacacatttttaagcTGTTAATCCTTTTCTCCAAATTCCTGTTTGAgataaaattcataaaagttGTTTCTTTTCTATTATCATTTCAGCatataataagaaaatgtaattatattaaCTTTTGTTGTGATACCTTTTGTGTTGTTTCTCTTTATTTGCAGCAGGCGAGTGTTTTTAATGATCTGATTTTACTAAAGTAGAGTTTTTGGGCTTTGGGGTTTAGTAGCTGAATAAACACTGATGTTGAGTTTAGAAACTATGGATGTTCTATATTAATACAATGTAACCTGACCtttattatattctttataattaatattaatattctttagtatattcttttttcttcttctgcttcttcttcttcttcccgtTTTTCCAGGGCAACATCCATGTACGATTTCCTTCCATTAACACTTTGCCCTCTTTGTTTATCTCACTTAACCCTAATGGTGACATGTAAATGCTAAATATCTGAAACTCTTTAGAGAACTCTATTTTTAGCTATCAGCATTAAGTTTATATCATGTAATGTCATGTTGATTTTTTAAgtcattaaaatgttaataagcCTCTCACATTCCATCTGcagtgtgttctctctctctctctctctctctctctctgtgtgtttgtgtgtgtatgtgtgtgtgtgtgtgtttattctttaaaaGACGTCCTACCTGCTTTATCAGGGACTTTATGAGGCTCACCATATCCTACATCCTATTTTTCAACAATCCAAATAACTTTAGCAAGTAAAAGTGTATAAAGATTTAACTTTTAAATCTCCTGGATATTTGTCTTACACTTTATACTCCACTGTGATGTAGTTCGACCTCCTCAGGTGTCAACAAATCATAAAGTCAACAGCAAAAGCCCTTTTGAAAGTCAAAGCTCCATTGTGTTGTCCAGTCCTGTGTTTTGATCCAATTATCAAGGCTTAAAAGAAGGggcaacaaaaataatttaactcAAATAGCACCTCTGAATGATAGCTTTATATAACTTAATTAACTTCCATCACAGAATTCCAAGAACCTGAGCTTGTGCAGCTAGAGCCAGCCAAGTTGAAAGACGTGGAACACCAAAGGCATCAGAAACACAAGCTCTGCTTTTACTGCGGTATTCCCCAACAGCAATTAGCACCGTGCCCAGTCCGTCCCAAGCCCAAGCTCTCACAGCCCACCTCTGAGCAAGTGGATCAGCCCTCTCTCTCCAGCACAGTGAGTGCCCCTAAGATTATTTCACATCTAATTATTGCCATACCAGGGCAGATAGGACATTCGGAAGGTCTTTCTACTGTTTCAGCACTGATTGACTACGGAGCTGCTGGCAACTTCATCGACAGCTCCCTCGTCTTGAAATTGAATCTGTCTACCCAGCCACTCCGCAACCCTCCACATGTCCAAACCTTGGATGGTGGTCCTATCAGAGGGAGGTCTATAAGTGATTGCACAGCACCCATCCTTCTCCGAGTTGGCACTCCCCATCAGGAGCAAATCTCCCTCCTAGTCACCTTCATGAAGAACTTTCCCACTGTGTTGAGATTTTCCTGAATGCAAATTCATGATCCATAGATTTCCTGGTCCAAGCAAGAAATCCTCCACTGGATACCACACTGCTTTAACCACTGTCTACTGGCCCCTACCCTCCTTGCAGTGTCAACTTCATTTGAGAGTCAGCTCTAGTGTGGAAATACCCACAGAGTATCAGGACCTCAAGGAAGTTTTCAGGAAAACCAAGGCTAGCGGCCTCCCTTCTCATCGACCCAATGACTGCACTATTGCACTCATGACTGGCACCTTGCCTCCTCAGAACCGAATCTACCCCCTCTCAGCTAAAGAAACACAAGTCATGGATGACATCACGGAAACCCTGAAACAAGGGCTTCACCTCACTCCCATCTGCTGGGTTCTTCTTTGTGGAGTAGAAAGGAGTGGGTCTTAGACCATGTATTGATTACCGTGGATTGAACCAAGTAATGATCAAGTACCGCTATCCTCTGCCCCTGGTCCCCGCTGCTCCGGAAAAATTCAGAGAGGCAAAAATCTGTACCAAGCTCCATCTGCACAGTGCCTATAACCTCATCTGTATCCATGAGTGTGACGAGTGGAAAACAGCCTTTAGCACAACCTCTGGCCATTTTGAGTACTGTGTCATGCCATATAGGCTTTCTTGCGGTCCAGCAGTGTTCAAAATGCCTCATCAACAACGACCTCCGGGACCTGCTTGGCAAGTTTATCATTGCCTGCATCGATGATATTCTCATTTACGCCCCATCCAAAGAAATTTACGCAACCCATGTCAAAAGGTTCCTGCTCAGCTTCTGGTAAACCAGCTCTTCATCAAGGGGAGATATGTGAGTTTCATGTGACCATGATCTCTTTGCTTGGCTATGTCATCAATAAGGAAGGAGTTCTCATGGGCCAAGACAAGGTCACCGCTGTAACTAACTGGCCAATCCCCACCACAGTTAAGGAGCAACAGAGATTCTTGGAGTTCACCAATTTTTACCGTAGGTTTATCCGAGGGTTCAGCTCCATTGCCACGCTCCTCTCAGCCTTGCTCAAAATGGCCCAAGAAACTTCAGTGGATCCCCTCTGCAGACCAAGCATTCCAACACCTTAAGGAAGTGTTTACATCGGCCCCCATCTTGAAGCACTTGCATCCATCCAGGCCCTTTCTAGTTGAAGTGGATGCTTTGGAGACAGATGAGGAGGCAGTGCTGTCACAGAGGTTTGGTGAAAAACCTAAGCTTCACCCAAAGAACGCTTGGCTCTCTTTTAGAGGAAATTATCTCCTCCTATGAACAGAACTACGACATGGGCAGcagagtttgtgtttgtgcgtcACACTGATGCAAAtccaaagtgtgtgtttttttctgtgttttttcctgGTGCAATATTTGCATATGATTTCCTGCTCAACACTTTCCCCATTTTTGTTTATCTTATTTCAACCAACTGCTGACatcttaatgttaaataataatgatcaaataaaaataaaatataaaatatataaataaataaaataatagaatcATTTTACTGAGCTTGCATTTAGCTTTTGATTCCAACATTTTCAGgattatacttttaaaaaattaacagagctgtttttaattaaagaaaaaggaggttttttatatttaaataaaaccttgTCAAATATTTTGATAGATATTTTTTTGATAAAagcttattaaattaaattatagagGCTAAAATCCTATTTTAAGACTGCTGTGTGGAGGATGTACAgggtttgggatttttttttttaatcgatttGCATGTCAGCATCACATGATGATGTGGATGTTAAAGGGGTTTGATCTGAACATTAAGACTCCATTCAGCAGCGAGCACCTCATCAGGTAAGACTGCAGCACTTTACCTGGATCTGTTCACCTGATCACTTTCTCATATCACTGATTAGTTATTGGCAAATTCACGCGCTGCTTTTATCATTTCCACTTCACACCACACAGAGAGCTGCTCTCTGACAAAAAGCCCTTCCTCTGGCTGCAAGTCATGTTTactttcatcatcattattattattagtattattattattattattattattattatagtattgcAGTTTTGTTCCTTTCTCAGCTGATGCTGGATTTTAAACCCACAGGGCATCACCATGGTAACCGTGTCAGTCCTGCTCCTCCTGCTCTCAGGTAAAAATTCTCATTAATAAGTTTtcataaaattacagctttaaacttaatgtgctgtgtgtttaaactgttattatttgaaaaatgacACCTTTTAGATTCTTTCCTCCAAATGTAGTGGTGTTAAAGATTATAAGGTGAATAACACACTCAGGTCTGAATAATCACTTTCATTTAAACTTCACCTGATTGCATGAACATGATGGAATTAACAAATATCAGATTTGGTTTATTTCACAAATCTTACAAGGTTCTGTTTATTCAAAACACCACAAGAGAGCAGAAGTGttattaacacattattttatACCATTTTCTAAATTTCATATTCCTATTTTATTTGCAAactgtggaatttttttaactCCTGGATCTATTGAGCAGTGATTGGTTAATGATGTAGATGAAGTTAATGATGTAGATGAAGTTAACTCAGTGATTGGTTAATGATGTAGATGAAGTTAATGATGTAGATGAAGTTAACTCAGTGATTGGTTAATGATGTAGATGAAGTTAATGATGTAGATGAAGTTAACTCAGTGATTGGTTAATGATGTAGATGAAGTTAATGATGTAGATGAAGTTAACTCAGTGATTGGTTAATGATGTAGATGAAGTTAACTCAGTGATTGGTTAATGATGTAGATGAAGTTAATGATATAGATGAAGTTAACTCAGTGTGGTAGTGATGGTGGTAAAGCAGAGCATTCTGGGTGTGAGATCAGAGATAAAACTGAGGAATGCCGACAAAGTGCAGCTGAtttcttacatttaaaacatttagacATTTAAAGGAACATCACTGGTCCTTAATGTCTGATTCTGTACCTTAAAGTATGTTAAAGTAGGCTataaagatacacacacacacacacacacacacacaggctctgtAATATTAAATTGATATGTAAATTACAGTGAAGGACAAATATTTTACACTCCATAACACTATGACATGCACACAGATCATTTCCGGTCTGTGACTGCGCTCAGTGACTAAATGTGGCCGCTAGATGGTGATATTTACTGACTGGAAGAAGCAAGTCCTGTATGTGAACCTTTGTCCACAAAATGAGAATGTTCTTCAACTTTATACAGATTTCAgcaaaaaggaaatgttaatgATCTAATTCTAGATTAGATGCGGGTTTGCCATGATTAAATCATAAACACAccaatgtgaaaatattttagggCATTTTAGACAGTTTGAAAAAACTCGAGTGAGGCTTCTGGGGCCTGAGCCCCTCACACCTTAAAGATCTAGGAgctgttcacacctggtattAACATCCATCCTCAGTCCTCTGCTCACAACTGGACTGCTGAAATGCGTAACTGTTCACTCC
The genomic region above belongs to Pangasianodon hypophthalmus isolate fPanHyp1 chromosome 21, fPanHyp1.pri, whole genome shotgun sequence and contains:
- the LOC128317143 gene encoding macrophage mannose receptor 1-like — encoded protein: MKPDGSWESAQCTGTRYFMCYEQAASSQTPNYHLIRENKTWFGAQRYCRGKYTDLVSIRDQQQNEEVKIKGLNSSTSFWIGLLRDDWQWTDGGNSAYRNWWIGHPQQSSPYDCVKVRQGKWISEPCSNYYYPLCYNTSIHVSDVALSWEKALDYCHEGNRAGILNIDSEAEQEELESELRRRRVPPGSLWVGLGPNRLSEMKASSRPLTCEDVKRQTEPPLSHCPADTHTAEAAPDYVMDSAELRVVCKLK